In the genome of Vibrio sp. 16, one region contains:
- a CDS encoding aspartoacylase: protein MAQLNQVLLVAGTHGNELSGIYLQKFINERLFDANRTTFSSSSVIANPEAVKRNVRYVDTDLNRCFSDRAQTMPLDLHEHGVARQWIENLDTTANQLVIDLHNTTSNMGATLILLSQDPFYTHMGAYVKQRMPEANILFEDRKTWQEQPYLCTAGKYGIMIEVGAQAHGALKSDVLENMKKMLSFVLDYLEKYNLGQLDSLSNYDAYFYTEEVTIPLGQDGLRSALVHPTICGRDFNVVKPGEPLLTTLSGYDICWEKDHDIYPHFINESAYASSHVAMALAEKKTIVVK, encoded by the coding sequence ATGGCACAATTGAATCAAGTTTTACTCGTAGCTGGAACACACGGCAACGAGCTCTCAGGGATATATCTACAGAAGTTCATCAATGAACGCTTGTTCGATGCAAATCGAACCACCTTTTCGTCATCAAGCGTCATCGCTAACCCTGAAGCGGTAAAACGGAATGTTCGCTATGTCGATACCGACCTCAATCGATGCTTTTCTGACCGTGCTCAGACCATGCCACTTGATTTACATGAACACGGTGTCGCTCGACAATGGATAGAAAACCTAGATACAACCGCCAACCAACTGGTCATCGATCTTCACAATACCACCAGCAATATGGGAGCAACGCTCATTTTGCTCTCACAAGACCCGTTTTACACACACATGGGGGCTTACGTTAAGCAGCGAATGCCGGAGGCAAACATACTGTTTGAGGATAGGAAAACTTGGCAGGAGCAACCCTACCTTTGCACGGCAGGTAAGTATGGAATCATGATTGAGGTAGGAGCCCAAGCTCATGGCGCTTTAAAATCTGATGTACTGGAAAACATGAAAAAGATGCTGAGTTTTGTATTGGATTACCTTGAAAAATACAATCTAGGGCAGCTAGATAGCCTCAGCAATTACGACGCCTATTTCTACACCGAAGAGGTGACAATACCGCTTGGGCAAGACGGGCTGAGAAGTGCTCTGGTCCACCCAACCATTTGTGGCAGAGACTTCAACGTTGTCAAACCGGGCGAACCATTACTGACGACACTCTCTGGTTATGACATCTGTTGGGAAAAAGACCATGATATCTACCCTCACTTCATCAATGAAAGTGCTTACGCTTCGTCTCATGTTGCGATGGCATTAGCAGAGAAAAAAACCATCGTCGTCAAATAG